Proteins co-encoded in one Gadus morhua chromosome 6, gadMor3.0, whole genome shotgun sequence genomic window:
- the LOC115545175 gene encoding isotocin-neurophysin IT 1 translates to MTGAAVSVSLLFLLSACSACYISNCPIGGKRSLMDAPQRKCMPCGPGDRGRCFGPSICCGEGLGCLLGSPETLHCAEENYLLTPCQAGGKPCGSEGGHCAASGLCCDAESCTTDQSCVTEEDGYDPTGLLESSDSNQIFLRLMHLAGHALPHRIHQ, encoded by the exons ATGACCGGAGCAGCTGTTTCAGTGTCCCTGCTTTTCCTGCTGTCGGCGTGCTCTGCATGCTACATCTCCAACTGCCCCATCGGAGGGAAGAGATCCCTGATGGACGCCCCGCAACGCAAG TGCATGCCCTGTGGCCCCGGGGACAGGGGCCGCTGCTTCGGCCCCAGCATCTGTTGCGGTGAGGGCCTGGGCTGCCTCCTGGGCTCCCCGGAGACGCTCCACTGTGCGGAGGAGAACTACCTGCTGACCCCCTGCCAGGCGGGAGGGAAACCCTGCGGCTCCGAGGGCGGACACTGCGCCGCCTCTGGCCTCTGCTGCGATGCAG AGAGCTGCACAACTGACCAATCCTGTGTCACCGAAGAGGATGGCTACGATCCAACCGGACTATTGGAGAGCAGCGACTCCAATCAAATCTTCCTCAGGCTCATGCATTTGGCCGGCCACGCCCTACCCCATCGAATCCACCAATGA